Below is a window of Lujinxingia litoralis DNA.
GCTCGTTGATCGGCGTGTGGTCCTGCGCCAGCGCCCCGCCACCCGAGCCCGAGGCGCCGGCCTGCGAGGACTGCATCCAACCGCCGCTGCGCCGCGCGGAGCTCCTGGTGCACCTGGCCGCCGAGCAGGCCACCATCGCCCAGCGGATGAGCTACACCGGCAACGCCCCGCGCCCGATCACCGAGATCGCCCACGGCCCCACCCCGGAACACCCCCACCGCGAGCCGGCCATCCTGGAATCGGCGGAGGGCCCCTACCAGGGGCGCCTGGGCTGGCATACCGTCAGCGTCGATCCCGTAAACACCGAGGGCATCGCTCAACGCCGGCTGCGCGGGCGCGCCACCCACGCCGCCCACTGCTTCTTCGCCGAGCGCCCCAACGCCCACTCCCCCATCTTCGCCCTCTTCACCACCCACGACGCTCGCCAGGGCGACATCCTCTACGTGGGGCGCCACGACATCGATCTGGCCCGGGTGAAGGTCGCCCTCGACCATAAACGCGCCCCCATCCGCGTCGTGCGCACCGAGCAGCGCTGCGCCTTTCGCGACGACCAGAACCTGGCCGGCGCCATCGTCTTCTCGTACACCCGCCAGGACTTAAGCCCGCCTGAGAACGGCCCCTTCTTTGGCGTGGTTCTGGTCTCCCTCTCCGAGGTGCGCTACCCCACCGGCAAGACCGCCACGGTGGAGTGGCAGGCCGCCGGCGGGCGTTTCGCCGGCGACGCCGAAACCCGCCAGGTGCAGATCGAGCATTACGAGGCCCCCACCGCGCGCCTCATCGGCCCCTTCGCCTCGGAGGTCGCGGCGATGGAAGCCGCCGAAGCCCAGATCCCCGCCGGGCGCTTCCGGCTGCGCCCGGAGCACACCTTTGTGCGCATGCCGCCCCAGAGCTACCTGGGCGGCCAGCCCGACGAGTTCTGCCCGGTGCGCGCCAACTGCGAAGTCGAGGAGCCCCGCCAGGCCCCCGACGAAGTAGCCGAAAACCAGCCCGAGACCACCGCGATCTCCACCGCCGAAGACTCGCCACAAAGCGACGCTGAGGCCGAGGCCACCGCGGCCACGGACGCCACCGAGGAGCCCGAGACCGAGGCCACCGAGGAGCCTGAGGCCGCGCCTCCCAAAGCCCCCCCGGCGCCCCGGGTCGCCCCCGATACCCCGGCGCCCAGCTCCGCCTTTCCCACCCGACCTTAAGCGCGCACGGGGGCAGCACGCACCCGGCGTCTATGTTAGGGTGCCCGCGATGTGGATGACCGCTGCCTCCTGATAGCCCTATGACCCTTCCCGATCTCGACGTCCTCTTTGCCCGGGCCGAAGCCCTGCGCCGCCAGGGCCCCGCCGGGCGCTACGCGCCCAGCCCCACCGGCGATCTGCACGCCGGCAACCTCCGCACCGCGCTCCTGGCCTGGCTGCAAGCCCGCCAGGCCGGTGCCCGCTTTATCCTGCGCATCGAAGATCTCGACCGGCCCCGGGTGCGCCCGGGAAGCACCGAAAAACTCCTGGCCGACCTGCGCTGGCTCGGCCTCGACTGGGACGAAGGCCCCGAGCAGGGCGGCCCCTCCGGCCCCTACCTCCAGTCGGAGCGCCTGAGCCTCTACCAGGCCGCGCTCCAACGCCTCCAGGACCGCCGTCGCGTCTACCCCTGTTACTGCTCTCGCCGCGACATCGCCCAGGCGGCCAGCGCCCCGCATGGCCCCACGGGCATCATCTACCCGGGGACCTGCCGCGCCCTATCCCCCGCAGAGCGCGCCGCCCGCCAGGCCCGCCGCCCCGAGCGCCTGCCGGCCTGGCGCCTGGTGGTCGAGGAGCGCACGATCCACTTCGACGATCGCGTCTGCGGCCCCCAACACCAGCACCTGGGCCGTGAGGTGGGAGATTTCGTGCTGCGCCGCGCCGACGACATCTTCGCCTACCAGCTGGCCGTGGTCCTGGACGACGCCCTGATGGGCATCACCGACGTGGTCCGCGGCGACGATCTGCTGGACTCCACCGCTCGCCAGATCGCGCTCTTTGAGATCTTTGAACAACCCGCCCCCCGCTTCTGGCACGTGCCCCTGATGCGCGACGCCACTGGCGAGCGCATGTCCAAGCGTGACGGCTCCGACGCCCTCGATCTCCTCAAGGACCAGGGCATGGACGCGCCGGCGGTCATCGGCTACCTGGCCGAAAGCCTGGGCTGGGTCGAGCCCGGCCAGCGCCTCTCGGCCCCCGAACTCCTCCAGGACCTGGGCACCGACGCCATCGCCAACCTGGGCCCCGCTCCCGAGCGCTCCTGAGCGCGCCGCCCGCTCCCCCCTACTGGCTTTGTGCGCGGGGGGCTGGCGATTAGATTGCACCCGCCAACCTGTCTTACGTCGTCTTACGCATCTGCCGAGGTGTTCATGCGTGCTATCAACCCCGCCACCGAAGAGCTCATCGCCGAGTACCCCCACCACACCAACGATGAGATCATCGCGCGCCTTCACCGCGCCCACGAGGCCTTTGAGCGCTGGCGTCTCACCCCGATCGTGGAGCGCGCCCGGCACTTTCGCCTCCTGGCCGACGAGCTCCGCAGCGGCGTCAGCCACCTAAGCCGTCGGATGACCGACGAGATGGGCAAACCCATCGCTCAGGCCCGCGCCGAGGTCGAAAAATGCGCCTGGGCCTGCGACTACTTCGCCGAGCAGGCCGGCGCCCTGCTGGAAACTCGCCATATCGACACCGAGGCCACCGATTCCTACGTGACCTACGCCCCGCTGGGCCCGGTGCTGGCGATCATGCCCTGGAACTTCCCCCTGTGGCAGGTCTTCCGCTTCGCCGCCCCGGCGATGATGGCCGGCAACGTGGCGCTGCTCAAACACGCGCCCAACACCCCGGGCTGCGCCCGCGACATCGTCGAGCTCTTCGACGCGGCCGACTTCCCCACCGGTACCTTCCAGAACCTCTTCATCAACGAGCGCAAAACCGAAGAGGTGATCCGCCACAGCGGCGTGGCCGCCGTCACGCTCACCGGCTCCACCGGCGCCGGCCGCCAGGTGGCCTCCATCGCCGGCGAGTCGCTCAAGAAATGCGTGCTGGAACTCGGCGGCTCGGATCCCTTTGTGGTGTTGGCCGACTGCGACCTGGAAGAGGTCGTCGAAAAGGCCCTGGTGGGTCGCTTCCAGAACAACGGCCAGAGCTGCATCGCCGCCAAACGCTTCATCGTCGAGGAGCCCGTCTACGAGGCCTTCGTGACCCGCTTCAAAAGCGCGATCGAAGAGCTCAAGGTCGGCGATCCCCACGACGAGGCGGTCGATGTGGGGCCGATGGCCCGCAAAGACCTGCGCGATGAGCTCCATAAGCAGGTCAAACGCAGCATCCGCCAGGGCGCCCGCTGTCTGGTCGGCGGCCACCCCTTAGAGGGCAAGGGCTTCTTCTACGCCCCCACCCTCCTGGTGGACGTCGCCCCCGAGATGCCGGCCTTCGACGAAGAGACCTTCGGGCCGGTGGCCGCGGTGGTGCGCGCCCGCGACGTCGACGACGCCATCCGCCTGGCCAACACCAGCGCCTACGGCCTGGGCGCCAGCCTCTGGACCACCCGCAGCCGTGGCCAGACCCTGGTCTCCCGCTTCCACGCCGGCTTCGTCGCGGTCAACGAGATCGTCAAAAGCGATCCGCGCCTGCCCTTTGGTGGCATCAAAGACTCCGGCTTTGGCCGTGAGCTCGCCGCCGAAGGCATCCACGAGTTCACCAACGTCAAGACCATCTACGTGGCCTGAGCCCCCCCGGGGGATGTCAGCAGTGCGGCCGGCGGCCGGCCGAAAAGCGGCCTCAGCCGCCGTACTCCAGGCGCAGGCGCACCAGAAGGTCGTGGAGCTCGGGCTTGCCCCGCGGCTCCTCGGGCAGATCGCTGTGGAAGCGCGCGTCGTCGAGCTGGCGCATCAGCCGGCGAAACTCCCCTTCGTAAAAGCTCATGTCGGCGTCTTCCATCAGCGTCTCTTCGGAGCCGTGGAGCTTTAGCGCGATCAGGTCCCCCAGGTAGGGAAGCCGATAGCGGTGGTTCAGCCGCATGATATTGGCCTCCACCTCGCCAGTCTCCATCAGGTACATGCCGGTCAGGAGCGTGCGAAACACGTAGAGCAGGGGCTTGAGCTTGCGCTGCTTCTCAAACACCGCCCAGATCTTCTGGGCAAACCCGCGGTAGGCATGGCCGTGGTTGCTGGTGATGCACTCCCCGGCGATCTCGCGCAGCTCGTCAAAATAGGCCGTGCGATGATGCACCAGGGGTGAAAAAATCTGCTCCAGCACGTTGGTGTTTCGCTTGAGCAAGAGGGTGAAATACTTGTGCACGTCGTGCGAAACGAAATCGATCTTCTCGCCATCCATGTGCTCAAAGAGCTCGAGGGTCTCGCGCTCATTGTAGAGCCCCACCACATTCTCCAGCGGAAGAACGTGGGCCCCGCGAATGTCATGATCGGAGTCGAAGGATGGGAAGCCGTAGAGATGGCTGCCCACCACCGAGGCGAAGAGCATGGGGTAGGACTGCCTGGCGAGGACTTTTTTAACGATCTGATCTTGCGCCACCTGCATATCCAGCGCTCCTGAGCTACGTGTGAGGTCTGTGGGAGGCACTTCAAAGTGGGCCTATGGTCGCACAGATCACGCGCGGCGAACAATGGCGTATCACCCGCGGAGGCGCCCCTCGGTCGCCCTCGGCCCCGGCTATGGAGGCCGGCTCACCCGCCCCCCCCCGCGCGTTTCCCCCTGGAGGTTTTACATGGAGCAGCTGCGTATCGAGATTCGCCCGGGCGTGGGCACCCTGGACCCGGCCGCCTGGGACGCGCTGAGCGCGGACACCAACCCCTTTTTGAGCCACGCGTTTTTGAGCACCCTGGAGCGCACCGGCTGCCTGGACGAGGCCAGCGGCTGGGTGCCCCAGATCCTCTGCGCCTTCGCCGACGATGCCCTGGTGGGCGCGCTGCCCCTCTATCTGAAATTCCACTCCCGCGGGGAGTTCGTCTTTGACTGGAGCTGGGCCGAGGCCGCCCACCGCGCCGGCATCCCCTACTACCCCAAGGCCGTGGTCGCGGTGCCCTTTAGCCCGGTCACCGGCGCGCGGGTGCTCGTCAGGCCCGAGGCGCACAGCCCGGCGGTGATGCGCGCCCTGGTGCGCGCGGCCATCGCGCTGGCCGACCAGGCCGGGCTCTCCTCGCTGCACTTTAACTTCATCCGCCCCGAGGACCGCGCCCTCTTCGCCGAACTCGGCCTGCCGATCCGCGCCGGCATCCAGTACCAGTGGCAGAACCACGACCCGGTAAGCGGCGCGCCCTACACCGACTTCGATGGGTTTCTGGGGGCCTTTCGCGCCAAACGCCGGGCGACCATCCGCCGGGAGCGCCGCGAGCTGCAACGCGCCGGGGTGCGCGCCCGGGTGCTGCGCGGCGACGAGCTCACCGACGAGGTGATGCGGCGCATGCACCGCTACTATGCCGACACCGTCGATAAGTTCTTCTACGGGGAGCGCTACCTCAACGAGGCCTTCTTCGTGGAGATCGCCCGCGCGATGCCCGGGGCCCTGCACCTGATGATGCTGGAGCAGGAGGGGGAGCCCTTTGGCGGCGCCTTTAACCTGGTCGACGATACCCACCTCTTCGGGCGCTACTGGGGCTGCGAACGCCAGGTGCGCTTTGCCCACTTTGAGGCCTGCATCTACGCCCCGGTTACGTGGGCGATCGCGCAGGGACTCCAGGTCTTTGAACCCGGGGCCGGCGGCGACCACAAATACGAGCGCGGCTTCACCCCCACGGCCACCTACAGCGCGCACTACATCCGCGACCAACGCCTGCGCCTCGCCATCCAGGACTTTCTGGCCCAGGAACACCGGGAGGTCGACACCCGCATCGACGCGCTCCGCCAGATCGGCCCCCTCAAAGAGGGGTAGTCCTCCCCTTGCCCCCGCGCCGGTTGAAACTCACGTCCTCAGCGCTTAATCGCCCCCCGCGCCAATTGAAACTCACGTCCTCAGCACCTGATCGACCCCCGCGCCAATTGAAACTCACGTCCTCAGCACCTGATCGACCCCCGCGCCCATTGAAACTCACGTCCTCAGCACCTGATCGACCCTGGTTCAACTGCAAAAGCCCTCTCTCAGCGCTTAATCGACCCTGGTTCAACTGCAAAAGCCCTCTCTCAGCGCTTAATCGACCCTGGTTCAACTGCAAAGCCCTCTCTCAGCGCTTAATCGACCCTGGTTCAACTGCAAAAGCCCTCTCTCAGCGCTTAATCGACCCTGTTTCATTTTAAACTAAGGTCGTATAAGCGCATGAATCCTCAGCGATCGCCCGATCGCCCCTTTGGGGGGAGCGCGCGTGCTACGACCTGCGGATCGACAAGGTTCGCGAGAAGCCCGGCGGCTACGGGTGCCGGGCAGCGCGCATAAAAAAACAGGACCGGCGCTTGTGCGCCGGCCCTGCTGCCATTCATACATCCTGCGATCTCAGATGTATCAGGTCATCGGATACATCAAGCACGCCTCTTAGAGGGCGCCTTCGATCTTGGGCAGCTGCATCCGCGACTTGGTCAGGGCCATCCCGATGTTGGCCGAGCGGTCGCAAACCCAGACCACGGCGTGCTCGGGGTTCTGCTTGCAGCGCTGGAAGATGTGCAGGAGGTTATCGCTGAACACGATGATTTCCTGGAAGTAGTGGTGCCCGTCCTGCTCCAGCCCGCGGGCGTTGCGGAACATCTTCTCGATGGTCGAGACGTTGCGGCCCTGGAAGAGATCCGCGGTAGCGGCGGCGACCATATCGAGCACATCCTGGGGGTGCGATTCGACGGTTTTGACGCCGATGAGCATTCCGGTGGACATATCAACGTATCCGCCGGCAACGCACTCGGGGATTTCACGGACGGCGGTCTGAATGGCATCGTTCAACGACATGACGTACTCCTCTCGGGATTGAATGTGGGGCTGCGAAAAGATTGGGGAGATTCCCCTTTGAGGTGCGTGCCCACGCCGCACCTCAAACCCTTTGCCCGGAACCTGGCGGAAAAACTCACCGAAGCCCCGGGCGAATGGACGTGTTGAGCCAGCGCTCAAACTCAAAAAGAAACGCGGTCTGGGCGTCGCTCTGGATCGAGCCCGAACGCACGCGGCGCACCAGCTTGATGGCCTGGTCGGGGGCGACGCCGTGGTAGATCAGGAAGCTGGCCAGGAGCGTGCCGGTGCGGCCCAGGCCGGCCTCGCAGTGCACGACCACCGGCTGGCCCTGGGCCAGCCAGTCCTCGATGCGCACGCACCAGCGGGCCATCTCCGGGAGCTCGGGCACCTCCATATCGACGACCGGGAAGTAGTGGCCCCGCAACCCGGGCACCGGCTCGCGGGGCGGCGGGGTGACCTCGGCCCGCATATCGATCAGGTGCGCGACGCCCAGCTCAACCAGGGCGTGCAGATCCTCGAGATCGTCGCGGTGCAGACCGGGGCGAGGCGACCCGCCGAGCACGCCGGTGATCAGCCAGCCCAGATCGCGGGGGGCCTGCACCTCGGGCGGAAGGCTGCGCGCCTTTAAGCCCAGGACCCGTGGCAGGCTCTCCAGCAGCACCCGGCGAGCGGTCGGGTTCGCCGGCTCGGGCTCGGCGGCACGGACCCGGCGGCCCGGCATCCGGAGCACCCGGGCGCCGGGAGTCGTCGCCGGCTTCGGCAGCGGTTTGGGCTCCGCGGGGACCGCGCGTTCGGGGGCCGGCGCCGGCGCCTCCGAGAGGATCCGGGGCTCCGGCACGCAGATCGCGCGCAGCGCCGGGGTGCCGGACTCGTCAAAGGGCTCGGTGACCTCGGGCAGCTCGATTAAGTCGCGGGGGCAGCCCCCGGTGCGCACGAAGTGGCGCACCGGCGTCGGGGCGTCCTCACCAAAGAACTCCGCGGTGGGCAGGAGCGCCACCAACTGGCCGGCGACCACCAGCCCCACGCGATCGGCCACCTGGCGCACCCGGCGCTGGTGGTGCGAGACCCAGACCACCGAGCTCTGGGTGCGCGCCCGCGCGATCATCTCCAGGAGGGGAGCGGCCTCCTCTTCGTTCATCTGGGCGGTGGGCTCATCGACGGCGATGACATCCGCCCCCTCCAGCAGCGCCCCGACGATCGCGAGCTGGGCGCGGCGCGGGGGGGGAAGGAGCACCACCTCCTGGTCAAAGTCGGACTCCTGGAGTTCCATCCCCAGCTCGGCGCAGCGTTGCATCGCCAGCTCCCGAGACTCGCGGGTGCTCAACCCCTCGCGACCGGACAGGCGCCCCAGCAGGTACGACTCCACGGTGCCGGCCATCATCGCCAGGTGCTGGCGCACCAGGGTCACCTGCGCGGAGTGCAGCGTGCCCCGGAGCCGTTCGCCATCCCCCTGCCCCCGCACCCCGGCGATCACCTGCAGGAGGGTGGACTTACCGGCGCTCCCGGGCCCCATCAGCGCGACGACCTCACCAGGCCTGATCTCCAGCCCCACCCGATGCAGCAGCACGCGATCGCGCACCCGGAACGTGACCTCATTCAACATCACCAGACTCATGCGTGCTCTCCCTTCACGACCTCTTCACTCAAGCGCATCGCGCGCCCGAATCCGCCAAAGGTGGCGCGGAAGATGGCCACGTCCCCCTCTTCAATCAGGGCATGCCAGCTGCCCTCGTCGGTCGGCAGGGCCACGACCACCGTGGAGCCTCCCAGGGCCTGAGCGATTTGCCGCGCAAAGCTCCGCAGGGCTCCGGCGGCCTCGCGAAGCGAGGCCCCCTCCTCCTCGGAGTGCACGTCAAAGCAATGGCCGGCCACCAGCTCGCGGCTCTCAAAGGTGGCGCCCATCTGCATCTGGCCGGTGTTCTGCTCCCAGAAACTCTCCAGGCGCTGGCGAGAGAGCTCCGAGGGCTCAAAACCATCGTCTTCGGGGGCCGCGGCGGCCGGCGCGGGCGCCTCGGGAGTCGTCGAGGGGGCCGGAACCTCGGCGGTGTCCGGCACCGTGGGGGCGGGCGGCGTACCGATGAGGGTCCGGGTGAGCGTGGGCTCGATGAAGGTCCGGGTCGACGCGGTGGGGTCCTCCTCGTCGACCGGCGTGAGTTTGGCCGGCGGAAGGTCAAAGAGGGAGGGATGACGAGCGTCGATCTCGGCGTAGCCCAGCGCGCTGAGCGTGGTCGCCTCCTGAAGGTCGACGGGTTCCTCTTCGACCAGCGCGACCATCGCGCCGAGCCGTGGCGAGGTGCGCTGACGGGCGTCGGGCACGTCGAACTCGCCAGAGTGGCGAGGGGAGCGCGGGAGGCGATCGGCGCTCTCGGTGACGGTGTTGGGCTCGGTGTCGTCGGAGAGCACCACTTCAAGTTTGGCGGCCAGGCGATAGACCTGGTTGGCATCGCCGCTGAGCGTCAGCGCGCGCTGCAGGTAACCGCGGGCGATCTCATGCTGGGTGGTCTGCTGGCTGGCCAGGTCAAA
It encodes the following:
- the gluQRS gene encoding tRNA glutamyl-Q(34) synthetase GluQRS; translated protein: MTLPDLDVLFARAEALRRQGPAGRYAPSPTGDLHAGNLRTALLAWLQARQAGARFILRIEDLDRPRVRPGSTEKLLADLRWLGLDWDEGPEQGGPSGPYLQSERLSLYQAALQRLQDRRRVYPCYCSRRDIAQAASAPHGPTGIIYPGTCRALSPAERAARQARRPERLPAWRLVVEERTIHFDDRVCGPQHQHLGREVGDFVLRRADDIFAYQLAVVLDDALMGITDVVRGDDLLDSTARQIALFEIFEQPAPRFWHVPLMRDATGERMSKRDGSDALDLLKDQGMDAPAVIGYLAESLGWVEPGQRLSAPELLQDLGTDAIANLGPAPERS
- a CDS encoding NAD-dependent succinate-semialdehyde dehydrogenase: MRAINPATEELIAEYPHHTNDEIIARLHRAHEAFERWRLTPIVERARHFRLLADELRSGVSHLSRRMTDEMGKPIAQARAEVEKCAWACDYFAEQAGALLETRHIDTEATDSYVTYAPLGPVLAIMPWNFPLWQVFRFAAPAMMAGNVALLKHAPNTPGCARDIVELFDAADFPTGTFQNLFINERKTEEVIRHSGVAAVTLTGSTGAGRQVASIAGESLKKCVLELGGSDPFVVLADCDLEEVVEKALVGRFQNNGQSCIAAKRFIVEEPVYEAFVTRFKSAIEELKVGDPHDEAVDVGPMARKDLRDELHKQVKRSIRQGARCLVGGHPLEGKGFFYAPTLLVDVAPEMPAFDEETFGPVAAVVRARDVDDAIRLANTSAYGLGASLWTTRSRGQTLVSRFHAGFVAVNEIVKSDPRLPFGGIKDSGFGRELAAEGIHEFTNVKTIYVA
- a CDS encoding nucleotidyltransferase domain-containing protein; translation: MQVAQDQIVKKVLARQSYPMLFASVVGSHLYGFPSFDSDHDIRGAHVLPLENVVGLYNERETLELFEHMDGEKIDFVSHDVHKYFTLLLKRNTNVLEQIFSPLVHHRTAYFDELREIAGECITSNHGHAYRGFAQKIWAVFEKQRKLKPLLYVFRTLLTGMYLMETGEVEANIMRLNHRYRLPYLGDLIALKLHGSEETLMEDADMSFYEGEFRRLMRQLDDARFHSDLPEEPRGKPELHDLLVRLRLEYGG
- a CDS encoding GNAT family N-acetyltransferase; this translates as MEQLRIEIRPGVGTLDPAAWDALSADTNPFLSHAFLSTLERTGCLDEASGWVPQILCAFADDALVGALPLYLKFHSRGEFVFDWSWAEAAHRAGIPYYPKAVVAVPFSPVTGARVLVRPEAHSPAVMRALVRAAIALADQAGLSSLHFNFIRPEDRALFAELGLPIRAGIQYQWQNHDPVSGAPYTDFDGFLGAFRAKRRATIRRERRELQRAGVRARVLRGDELTDEVMRRMHRYYADTVDKFFYGERYLNEAFFVEIARAMPGALHLMMLEQEGEPFGGAFNLVDDTHLFGRYWGCERQVRFAHFEACIYAPVTWAIAQGLQVFEPGAGGDHKYERGFTPTATYSAHYIRDQRLRLAIQDFLAQEHREVDTRIDALRQIGPLKEG
- a CDS encoding ATP-binding cassette domain-containing protein; this translates as MSLVMLNEVTFRVRDRVLLHRVGLEIRPGEVVALMGPGSAGKSTLLQVIAGVRGQGDGERLRGTLHSAQVTLVRQHLAMMAGTVESYLLGRLSGREGLSTRESRELAMQRCAELGMELQESDFDQEVVLLPPPRRAQLAIVGALLEGADVIAVDEPTAQMNEEEAAPLLEMIARARTQSSVVWVSHHQRRVRQVADRVGLVVAGQLVALLPTAEFFGEDAPTPVRHFVRTGGCPRDLIELPEVTEPFDESGTPALRAICVPEPRILSEAPAPAPERAVPAEPKPLPKPATTPGARVLRMPGRRVRAAEPEPANPTARRVLLESLPRVLGLKARSLPPEVQAPRDLGWLITGVLGGSPRPGLHRDDLEDLHALVELGVAHLIDMRAEVTPPPREPVPGLRGHYFPVVDMEVPELPEMARWCVRIEDWLAQGQPVVVHCEAGLGRTGTLLASFLIYHGVAPDQAIKLVRRVRSGSIQSDAQTAFLFEFERWLNTSIRPGLR